A single region of the Gemmatimonadaceae bacterium genome encodes:
- a CDS encoding O-antigen ligase family protein: MPSSAPARAGSTPRTGALIALPIVLLLWVLPFHAVTIAFFFGVLKTGMQATMIMASWKEGVAVILLAIVVMRCVLSRGPGVAIIAPDIAITGLVALAVLFAIVENPLFAAGIPPKVELFGFRSSVFFMLLYYFGRGVPEIGERSTYVKHLFRVAVVVAAIGILERIFVSPGMLVAMGAASYMNDFLGLTVSTAGNDWGLPSNYWSVLGRHPVRRAGSVFLGGQAFALPFLLLMPAATAWVFDPSKRLKLWSLAGYAVIWAGLLVSITRTTIIVCTLQVVLYFLISRRPTRVVGAALTALAVFLTALILVPGLASFVLSTATFQTASSFSHIFDWRSGIAAFFERPWGHGLGSSDQVAARFGRTPLTADNIFLGYAVDLGVLGLIGYLAVLVTLGFFSIRLFASAPTAGIRMVAATVFLTTLGIALNGTSSSPFNSVFLAYNFFILAGAAISAYQRSDLRALRAQAE; the protein is encoded by the coding sequence ATGCCTTCAAGCGCTCCAGCGCGCGCAGGCTCAACACCTAGAACAGGAGCGCTGATCGCGCTCCCGATCGTTCTACTGCTGTGGGTTTTGCCGTTCCACGCGGTAACGATTGCTTTTTTCTTCGGCGTTCTCAAAACGGGAATGCAGGCGACGATGATCATGGCGTCGTGGAAGGAAGGAGTGGCCGTCATCCTCCTGGCGATCGTCGTGATGCGCTGCGTATTGTCCCGGGGACCGGGTGTCGCGATCATCGCCCCGGATATCGCGATCACCGGACTCGTCGCGTTGGCCGTCCTTTTCGCGATCGTGGAGAACCCGCTCTTCGCGGCCGGCATCCCGCCGAAGGTCGAGCTATTCGGTTTTCGAAGCTCGGTTTTCTTCATGCTGCTCTATTATTTCGGACGGGGAGTGCCGGAGATCGGTGAGCGATCGACCTACGTCAAGCACCTTTTTCGGGTCGCGGTTGTCGTCGCCGCAATCGGGATTCTCGAGCGGATCTTCGTGTCTCCCGGGATGCTCGTCGCGATGGGCGCAGCCTCTTACATGAACGACTTTCTCGGTCTTACCGTGTCGACAGCCGGCAATGACTGGGGACTGCCCTCGAATTACTGGAGCGTCCTCGGACGCCACCCGGTAAGACGGGCCGGATCGGTCTTCCTCGGGGGACAAGCATTTGCGCTTCCCTTTCTGTTGCTGATGCCGGCTGCGACAGCCTGGGTCTTCGATCCATCAAAGCGACTCAAGTTGTGGAGCCTGGCAGGCTACGCCGTCATCTGGGCGGGCTTGCTTGTGTCGATAACGCGCACGACAATCATCGTTTGCACTCTGCAGGTGGTGCTCTATTTCCTGATCTCACGTCGGCCGACGCGAGTCGTTGGAGCCGCGTTGACGGCCCTCGCTGTTTTTCTCACGGCTCTCATTCTGGTCCCTGGCCTGGCGTCTTTCGTACTGTCAACTGCGACGTTCCAAACTGCAAGCAGCTTTTCTCATATCTTCGATTGGCGAAGCGGGATCGCGGCGTTCTTCGAGCGGCCGTGGGGCCACGGTCTTGGCTCCAGCGATCAAGTCGCGGCGCGATTCGGCCGCACGCCGTTGACCGCCGACAACATCTTTCTCGGTTATGCCGTGGACCTCGGTGTTCTCGGACTTATCGGGTACCTCGCTGTGCTGGTCACGCTTGGCTTTTTTTCAATACGGCTTTTCGCGAGCGCCCCGACCGCAGGCATTCGGATGGTCGCTGCCACTGTCTTTCTCACCACGCTGGGGATCGCGCTCAACGGCACCAGCTCTTCACCATTCAACTCGGTGTTCCTGGCGTACAATTTCTTTATCCTCGCAGGCGCCGCGATAAGCGCCTACCAGCGTTCTGACTTACGGGCACTGCGGGCGCAAGCGGAGTGA